A genomic stretch from Myripristis murdjan chromosome 12, fMyrMur1.1, whole genome shotgun sequence includes:
- the znf532 gene encoding zinc finger protein 532, with product MGDMKTPDFDDLLAAFDIPDMVDPKAAIESGHHDDHEGQVKQGSGVLAANEDEAHNPSAGHDVGVSVIVKNIRNMDTGENGRTISEKDGHFHSHPHTHSVAISNGLHNGFLPAMPGNHYNKNGWKAPREEGAPVNNPSSTFNQFSPISSAEEFDDDDKIEVDDPMDKQGSQSFFRPTPNSLTGRSSCPKREEQNPKMSTSADSVSKPRASGDSGQPKSDQNNNSNGTLDYSKFKDPLHSRKPEEESKETVLKPQGQESQEAGEPSGVGSVSVSSLVQAKAKSSAKLSSCIAAIAALSAKKASVVDSGVLDSPTTQKESVHISPDRESLKEASESPRASEKPHEQESALDVAKRVLSTEPNSPSSVISEGSSKGSPGSPTGTTPVIPKVRIKTIKTSSGQIKRTVTRILPDFDPEGLKKGENSSIPSVMASSMLSSPASSAIFSSPTRPSLPTTVVATATGPSMEITKQMTIKPVATAFLPVSAVKTAGSQVINLKLANNTTVKATVIPAASVQSASSAILKAANAIQQQTVMVPASSLANAKLVPKTVHLSNLNLLPQTVSSAACDLHQALSSSKQPQHQQPQHQVKQQTILAGQAPKKVSRVQVFTSSQSSVVDAFNKVLSSINPVPVYVPNLSPPTSACISLPSRGYKCLECGDSFALEKSLTQHYERRSVRIEVTCNHCAKSLVFYNKCSLLSHARGHKDKGVVMQCSHLILKPIPADQMLAAPSGPSNVTSTTSTTQAQGSAGQIPGKAGGGGAQTAVISAPCSVPLVAAMPLEDDASKLCRHSLKCLECNAMFQDESSLAMHYQQALETSGQKTCTICQMLLPNQCSFLSHQRIHQHKSPYICPECGASCRSVHFQSHVTRNCLHYTRRVGYRCVHCSVIFADVSTLKSHIQSTHCEIFYKCPICPMAFKSAPGTHSHAYTQHPGVKIGEPKLIYKCSMCDTVFTLQSLLYTHFDQHVVNHKVSVFKCPDCSMHYAQKQLMLDHIKTIHGTLKTIEGPPNLGINLPLSTKPTNSNSNNGNSPSSNNNTRDGGNVNGQDKGDKKPPPSPLKKTNSNHSADLRNPPGPGYTCGDCDCLFTSREVFVSHMRREHGKTLKKHPCRQCDKSFSSSHSLCRHNRLKHKGLRKVYTCPHCPALSQPFTKRVLLDQHIQLMHGKINDPDNMDTITDKEHSQTLSPKRKQEDDEATPGLHLRSSDSQPLKKLKVNILKIHKCAVCGFTTEDITAFHKHIPQHKSDGSSYQCQECGLCYTSHHSLARHLFIVHRLKEPQGLARCNGRGGGDSDSQRENQMDVTDENDDGTPNTKCKVCGKMFETEGNLNTHMRTHGMAFIKSKRLSTAEK from the exons ATGGGAGATATGAAGACGCCAGACTTCGATGACCTGCTGGCGGCCTTCGACATCCCTGACATGGTGGATCCCAAAGCCGCTATTGAGTCTGGCCACCATGATGACCACGAGGGCCAGGTCAAACAAGGCAGCGGTGTGTTGGCTGCCAACGAGGACGAGGCCCACAATCCCTCTGCAGGGCACGACGTTGGAGTTAGCGTCATTGTCAAAAACATCCGAAATATGGACACTGGTGAGAATGGTAGAACCATATCAGAGAAAGACGGCCATTTCCACTCTCATCCCCACACCCATTCTGTTGCCATAAGCAATGGACTTCATAATGGCTTCTTACCAGCCATGCCTGGTAATCATTACAACAAGAATGGATGGAAAGCTCCTCGGGAAGAAGGTGCCCCAGTTAATAACCCATCATCTACCTTCAATCAGTTCAGCCCTATCTCCAGTGCTGAagagtttgatgatgatgataagatTGAAGTAGATGACCCTATGGACAAGCAGGGTAGCCAATCATTTTTCAGGCCCACTCCAAACTCCTTGACTGGGCGGTCTTCCTGTCCTAAGAGAGAGGAGCAAAATCCAAAAATGTCTACATCAGCAGACAGCGTTTCTAAGCCTAGAGCCAGTGGAGATTCAGGTCAGCCTAAATCTGATCAAAACAATAATAGCAATGGCACTTTGGATTATTCCAAGTTTAAGGACCCCCTTCATTCAAGGAAGCCTGAAGAGGAATCCAAAGAAACTGTCCTAAAGCCTCAAGGGCAGGAGAGCCAGGAGGCAGGAGAGCCCTCAGGGGTTGGCTCTGTTAGTGTTTCCAGTCTCGTGCAGGCCAAAGCCAAGTCCTCTGCAAAACTCTCCTCTTGTATAGCAGCCATTGCAGCCTTGAGTGCCAAAAAGGCCAGTGTTGTTGACTCGGGTGTCCTGGATTCCCCTACTACCCAGAAAGAATCTGTACATATATCACCAGACAGAGAGTCCCTGAAAGAAGCCAGTGAAAGTCCCAGAGCTTCAGAGAAGCCACATGAACAGGAGTCAGCACTGGATGTTGCAAAGAGGGTCCTGTCGACAGAGCCAAACAGCCCTTCTAGTGTCATCAGTGAGGGTAGCAGTAAAGGCTCCCCTGGCTCACCCACAGGCACCACTCCTGTCATCCCAAAGGTAAGAATCAAAACCATCAAGACCTCCTCAGGCCAGATCAAACGTACCGTCACCCGAATACTTCCAGATTTTGATCCCGAAGGCCTGAAGAAAGGAGAAAATTCCAGTATCCCATCTGTCATGGCTTCCTCTATGCTGTCCTCCCCAGCCTCCAGTGCAATCTTCTCATCTCCCACACGACCCTCTCTTCCCACCACTGTAGTAGCCACTGCTACAGGTCCCTCCATGGAGATTACCAAGCAAATGACTATCAAACCTGTGGCAACAGCCTTCCTGCCAGTCTCAGCAGTCAAGACAGCAGGTTCACAAGTTATCAACCTCAAGCTGGCTAACAACACCACGGTCAAAGCAACAGTCATCCCTGCTGCCTCAGTGCAGAGTGCCAGCAGTGCCATCCTAAAAGCTGCTAATGCCATCCAGCAACAAACTGTCATGGTACCTGCCTCCAGTTTGGCTAATGCCAAACTTGTGCCAAAGACAGTCCATCTTAGCAACCTTAATCTTTTGCCTCAGACAGTATCTTCTGCTGCCTGTGATCTCCACCAGGCTCTGTCCTCCTCCAAGCAGCCTCAGCATCAACAACCACAGCATCAAGTCAAGCAACAGACAATACTGGCTGGCCAGGCCCCAAAGAAAGTCTCCAGAGTTCAAGTGTTCACCAGCTCTCAAAGTTCTGTGGTGGATGCCTTCAATAAAGTCCTGAGTAGCATAAACCCTGTCCCAGTGTACGTGCCCAACCTCTCTCCCCCAACTTCAGCCTGTATCTCACTACCCTCTCGTGGCTACAAGTGCCTGGAGTGTGGAGATTCCTTTGCTCTCGAGAAGAGCCTGACTCAGCACTATGAACGTCGCAGTGTGCGGATCGAGGTCACTTGCAACCACTGTGCCAAAAGCCTCGTGTTCTATAACAAGTGCAGCCTGTTGTCTCATGCCAGGGGCCACAAAGACAAAGGAGTGGTCATGCAGTGTTCACACCTAATCCTTAAACCCATCCCTGCAGATCAGATGTTGGCCGCACCATCTGGCCCATCCAACGTTACATCCACCACTTCCACCACCCAAGCCCAGGGCTCTGCAGGTCAAATCCCAGGGAAGGCTGGTGGCggtggggcccaaactgcagtGATCTCAGCCCCATGCAGTGTTCCTCTAGTTGCAGCCATGCCTTTGGAGGATGATGCATCAAAACTCTGCAGGCACAGCCTCAAGTGCTTGGAGTGCAATGCCATGTTCCAGGATGAAAGCTCCCTAGCCATGCACTATCAACAGgcactggaaaccagtgggcag AAAACATGCACTATCTGCCAAATGCTTCTTCCCAATCAGTGCAGCTTTCTGTCGCACCAGCGAATCCACCAGCACAAGTCTCCTTATATCTGCCCTGAGTGTGGTGCCAGCTGTCGCTCTGTCCACTTCCAGTCCCACGTCACCAGGAACTGCCTGCATTACACACGAAGAGTCGGCTACCG ATGTGTCCACTGCAGTGTGATCTTCGCTGATGTTTCTACTCTGAAGTCCCACATCCAAAGTACCCACTGTGAGATCTTCTATAAATGTCCCATCTGCCCAATGGCCTTCAAGTCAGCGCCAGGAACACACTCTCATGCGTACACGCAACATCCCGGAGTAAAGATAGGGGAACCCAA gttGATCTATAAGTGCTCCATGTGTGACACGGTATTCACTCTGCAGTCCCTGCTCTACACACACTTCGACCAGCATGTAGTCAATCATAAagtttcagtgttcaaatgCCCAGACTGCTCTATGCACTATGCACAGAAACAGCTCATGTTGGACCACATCAAG ACCATCCACGGGACCCTGAAGACCATTGAGGGGCCACCTAATCTGGGCATCAACCTGCCTCTCAGCACCAAGCCCACCAACTCCAACAGTAATAATGGAAACAGTCCCAGCAGTAATAATAACACCAGGGATGGAGGGAATGTCAACGGTCAAGACAAGGGCGACAAGAAGCCTCCCCCGTCGCCGCTGAAGAAAACCAACAGTAATCACTCAGCAGACCTCAGGAACCCCCCTGGCCCCGGGTACACATGTGGAGACTGCGACTGCCTCTTCACCTCCAGGGAGGTCTTCGTGTCTCATATGAGGCGTGAACACGGCAAG ACATTGAAGAAGCATCCATGTCGACAGTGTGACAAATCCTTCAGCTCCTCGCACAGCCTCTGCCGGCACAACCGACTCAAACACAAGGGGCTGCGCAAGGTCTACACCTGCCC ACACTGTCCAGCGCTCAGTCAGCCGTTCACTAAGAGAGTGCTGCTGGACCAGCACATTCAGCTGATGCATGGGAAGATAAATGACCCTGATAATATGGACACAATAACAGACAAGGAGCACTCTCAG ACTCTCAGCCCCAAGAGAAAGCAGGAAGATGACGAGGCGACTCCCGGCTTGCACCTCAGGAGCTCGGACTCACAGCCGCTGAAGAAGCTCAAGGTGAACATCCTCAAAATTCACAAGTGTGCCGTCTGCGGCTTCACCACCGAGGACATTACCGCCTTCCACAAGCACATCCCCCAGCACAAGTCTGACGGGTCGTCCTACCAGTGTCAGGAGTGCGGCCTCTGCTACACCTCCCACCACTCCCTGGCCAGACACCTCTTCATTGTCCATCGGCTGAAGGAGCCGCAGGGTCTCGCCCGATGCAACGGACGGGGCGGTGGCGACAGCGATAGCCAAAGGGAGAACCAGATGGACGTCACAGATGAGAACGATGACGGGACACCGAATACCAAATGCAAAGTGTGTGGGAAGATGTTTGAAACGGAGGGAAACCTGAATACACACATGAGGACGCACGGGATGGCCTTCATTAAGTCCAAGAGACTGAGCACGGCCGAGAAGTGA